AAGAAGAACGGGTCTGTAAAAGCCCGTTCTCTTTTTATGCCATTTATTAACGGTGGTTATTTTTCTTTTTCTCAACTGCTTCTTTCAAAGGATCGCCTTGCAGCGCCTGTTCTGCATCTGAAAGAGCAGATTGAAGAGCCTGGCCATCGTTTTGGCTTTGGTGCGATTGCTTTTCTGATTTGTTGTCTTTACCAAAAATACCCATATGCTCACCTCCTATAATAATGAATCCCTCTTAATATGAGAAAAATCGGTCATATTTATACAGTAAACACAGAGTTCTTGACAAAATCTAACGTTAACGTTAAGGTTAGTTTAGTACGAAAGGAATGGTGCGGATGAATAAGTTTAAGATTGATGATGCAGCAAGAGAAACAGGCCTGACCAAAAGGACCATTCGTTATTATGAAGAGCTGGGTTTGATTAAAGAGCCTGAAAGAACAGATGGCGGTACCCGTCTGTATAGTGAGGATGACATTGAACGGTTAAAAAAAGTCGTGCTCGCAAAAGATATCCTTGGTTTTTCCCTTCAGGAGCTTCAGGACTTTGTAAAGCTCCGTGAAAAAATTCAGCACCATCGCGAGGATTACCGCAATTCAAGTGATACTTCAAAACGAAGAGAGGAACTCGAGCATATTGCAGCCGGGCTATCCGAACAAATCTTCATGATTGATAAAAAAATGGAACGGATGCAGGATTTCAGAAATGAGATTTCACAGCTTCAGGACAAAGCAGCACAACTTTTGAAAGAGTAAGGTGATTGGAATGAAAAAACAAGCATTTGCACGGAATATAACCGTTCTCGCAACTTTTCTTGCCTTTATGGGAATTGGAGTCGTAGACCCGATTCTTCCTGTAATTGCAGACCAAATTGGAGCTACTCATTGGCAAGTCGAGTTACTGTTTACAGCATATATTTTAACAATGGCGATCATGATGATCCCTGCAGGTATTTTAGCAAGCCGCTTTGGAGATAAACGAATGATGGCCGTCGGATTGGCCATCGTGACGGTTTTTGCTTTTATTTGCGGCGTCTCCAATACCATTGCGGAGCTTTCCATTTTCCGGGCTGGATGGGGGCTTGGGAACTCCATGTTTTTCGCAACAGCCATGACACTGCTCATTGCCCTATCCATTGACTCTCATAAAGCAGTCGGGCTGTATGAAGCAGCAATCGGTCTCGGAATGGCTGGCGGTCCTTTATTAGGAGGAGTACTTGGCGGTCATTCATGGAGATTCCCGTTTATGGCGACAGGTCTTCTTATTTTTGCTGCCTTCCTGCTGGTCATGCTGTTTGTATATGAACCTGTTAACAAACAAAAGCGGAAACCCGCCGGGCTTAAAGAACTAAAGCAGCTCTTCGCCTACAAGCCATTTATTAAAACGGCGCTTGCTGGAATGCTTTATTATTATGGTTTCTTTGTGGTGCTGGCTTATTCCCCTCTTGTTGTAAAACTGGATACGATCCAGATTGGATTCGTTTTCTTCGGATGG
The Metabacillus sp. FJAT-52054 genome window above contains:
- the sspJ gene encoding small acid-soluble spore protein SspJ, producing the protein MGIFGKDNKSEKQSHQSQNDGQALQSALSDAEQALQGDPLKEAVEKKKNNHR
- a CDS encoding MerR family transcriptional regulator codes for the protein MNKFKIDDAARETGLTKRTIRYYEELGLIKEPERTDGGTRLYSEDDIERLKKVVLAKDILGFSLQELQDFVKLREKIQHHREDYRNSSDTSKRREELEHIAAGLSEQIFMIDKKMERMQDFRNEISQLQDKAAQLLKE